A portion of the Nerophis lumbriciformis linkage group LG37, RoL_Nlum_v2.1, whole genome shotgun sequence genome contains these proteins:
- the LOC133577277 gene encoding uncharacterized protein, with amino-acid sequence MLQGPISWRWFLLAFCFPVVTWSLDLEVPGQVDQEDWDAGLGSGWSPPHADSPQVAPPPHCTQHFLLPSTSQTCWDDTAGPEDLAKSRLLVLQNTVALQALVSSSDVDQGQQAREEVSAIVTEHRTALEAMDKMDQVFDSLGDQRRDGTERGFLTSMKDKMADTRTAGRARRLTAAALERNLSTLEESLVAMQIRIHNLLLR; translated from the exons atGCTGCAGGGTCCAATAAGTTGGCGCTGGTTCCTGCTGGCCTTCTGCTTCCCTGTTGTGACCTGGTCTTTGGACCTGGAGGTCCCTGGACAAGTGGACCAGGAGGACTGGGACGCTGGTCTGGGTTCAGGGTGGTCCCCCCCACACGCAGACAGTCCCCAGGTGGCCCCACCCCCCCACTGCACTCAACACTTCCTGCTGCCGTCCACCTCCCAGACCTGCTGGGACGACACGGCCGGTCCAGAAGACCTGGCCAAGTCCCGCCTGCTGGTCCTGCAGAACACAGTGGCACTGCAGGCCCTGGTCTCCTCCAGCGACGTGGACCAGGGCCAGCAGGCCAGGGAGGAAGTCAGCGCCATCGTCACCGAGCACCGGACTGCCTTGGAGGCCATGGACAAGATGGACCAGGTCTTTGACTCTCTGGGAGACCAGAGGAGAGACGGCACGGAGCGAGGGTTCCTGACCAG CATGAAGGACAAGATGGCCGACACCAGGACagcgggacgcgcccgccggctcACGGCCGCCGCCCTGGAGAGGAACTTGTCCACGCTGGAGGAGAGTCTGGTCGCCATGCAGATCAGGATCCACAACCTCCTCCTGCGGTGA
- the chrac1 gene encoding chromatin accessibility complex protein 1, with the protein MSEYAHVCQEKKPSVRLENNRVEARQRGEMSKRSQHKDDGTAGSKKNISLPVSRVRLIMKSSPDVSNINQDALFLTTKATELFVQHLALSSLNQENNSLTYSDLANTAEETETLQFLTDILPKKILARDYFKSLEDMRDQEEADL; encoded by the exons ATGAGCGAATATGCGCATGTTTGCCAGGAGAAGAAGCCTTCAGTCAGGCTTGAAAACAACCGTGTCGAAGCTCGCCAGCGCGGTGAAATGTCGAAAAGGAGCCAGCACAAAGACGACGGGACGGCGGGGAGCAAGAAGAACATTTCCCTCCCCGTTTCTAGAGTGAGGCTCATCATGAAGAGCTCGCCGGATGTGTCCAACATTAACCAGGACGCGCTCTTCCTCACCACCAAGGCGACG GAGCTGTTTGTGCAGCATTTGGCGCTGAGCTCGTTGAACCAGGAAAACAACAGCTTGACTTACAGCGACCTCGCTAACACTGCAGAGGAGACGGAAACACTACAATTTCTCACAG ATATTCTTCCGAAGAAGATCCTGGCCCGTGATTACTTCAAGTCTTTGGAGGACATGCGGGACCAGGAAGAAGCTGACCTGTGA